Proteins from a genomic interval of Mycobacterium conspicuum:
- a CDS encoding MinD/ParA family ATP-binding protein, protein MSDNSDFMSRYLPPDNTEAHREHPGPTDDLTEEVSLADLRLPEPGAPPPPQIPPVSRYEFASPPAEGDRAAAGWPPEPGSASAAPDGSEGAHAAPEPPPPPPPGPAGPSFGPAPPVGHPNAVPWPPAARTPGAEASTASGPDAAAPAPIPPRPHFDQRNQSPPPPQGWSPPRIDPSQRWAPRADLRTAGSAPIRHVQVEEVVKRRREPAEIGWRKAVYACTGGLVNLGAGPHERKLRDWKARVTSNIPGNYQIASISVKGGVGKTRVTAGVGTVFADERKQQVIAIDADTTYGGLGRFVDPKALSSIRDFLAAKDVVVDYPKARHFTGQNKQGLEVLAGNQNVANPMDLDATTFFDTVTLTRRFYQLALVDCGADVETEFFKAVLSVSDALMIIGSCTAEGGLAIETTVDWLAARNGHELLKRSVIVLNDTHDCANKTFISHITETVGPRVRSVKTIPWDPHLRDADTLDFPALHKRTRLAFLELAAELAEGFPTAGALSA, encoded by the coding sequence ATGTCTGACAATTCCGACTTCATGTCGCGTTATCTGCCGCCGGACAACACCGAGGCACACCGCGAGCATCCGGGACCTACGGACGACCTCACCGAGGAGGTGTCGTTGGCGGATCTGCGGCTGCCCGAGCCGGGCGCGCCGCCGCCACCGCAGATACCGCCGGTGAGCCGATACGAGTTCGCATCGCCACCCGCGGAAGGCGACAGAGCAGCGGCCGGGTGGCCGCCGGAACCCGGCAGCGCGTCAGCGGCCCCGGATGGCAGTGAAGGCGCTCACGCTGCACCCGAACCACCACCGCCGCCGCCTCCTGGGCCCGCCGGGCCTTCGTTCGGCCCGGCGCCGCCCGTCGGGCACCCCAACGCGGTGCCGTGGCCGCCGGCGGCGCGGACGCCGGGCGCGGAAGCGTCAACGGCCAGCGGCCCGGATGCTGCGGCGCCCGCACCGATCCCGCCGCGCCCGCACTTCGACCAGCGCAACCAGTCACCGCCGCCGCCGCAGGGGTGGTCACCGCCGCGTATCGACCCGTCGCAACGGTGGGCACCGCGGGCGGACCTTCGCACTGCCGGATCAGCACCCATCAGGCATGTCCAGGTCGAGGAAGTCGTGAAACGCCGCCGCGAACCGGCCGAAATCGGTTGGCGCAAAGCGGTTTACGCTTGCACAGGCGGACTGGTCAATTTGGGCGCGGGCCCTCACGAGCGCAAGCTGCGCGACTGGAAGGCGCGGGTCACCTCCAACATTCCCGGCAATTATCAAATCGCGTCGATATCGGTCAAAGGCGGAGTAGGCAAGACTCGGGTGACCGCCGGCGTGGGCACCGTGTTCGCCGATGAGCGCAAACAACAGGTGATCGCGATCGACGCCGACACCACCTACGGCGGTCTGGGCCGTTTCGTTGATCCCAAGGCGCTGAGCTCAATTCGTGATTTCCTTGCCGCCAAAGACGTCGTGGTCGACTATCCCAAGGCACGTCATTTCACCGGACAAAACAAGCAGGGCCTCGAGGTGTTGGCGGGCAACCAAAATGTCGCCAATCCGATGGACCTCGACGCGACAACGTTTTTCGACACCGTCACCTTGACACGCCGCTTTTACCAACTGGCACTGGTGGATTGCGGCGCCGACGTCGAAACCGAGTTCTTCAAAGCGGTGCTGTCGGTCTCGGATGCGTTGATGATCATCGGCTCCTGTACTGCCGAGGGCGGCCTGGCGATCGAGACCACGGTCGACTGGCTGGCCGCCCGAAACGGCCACGAGCTGCTCAAGCGGTCAGTGATCGTGCTCAACGACACCCATGACTGCGCGAATAAGACGTTCATCTCCCATATCACCGAGACGGTGGGGCCTCGGGTGCGCTCGGTCAAGACGATCCCGTGGGACCCGCACCTGCGGGATGCGGACACGCTGGACTTTCCGGCCCTGCACAAACGCACCCGGCTGGCGTTTTTGGAGCTGGCCGCCGAGCTGGCCGAAGGGTTCCCCACCGCGGGGGCGCTGAGCGCGTGA
- the eccD gene encoding type VII secretion integral membrane protein EccD — translation MTIERSTTTNPVTASAGPALPDRVLVAVIAGVTKIGVVLDAAAPVSVQLAALVDLVNTRLGELGQPALMAGPRGRWTLCWVDGSPLKPGLSLAAQKVSDGTRLWLRFAADTEARINVVEHVTSAVAAELTKRWPAVSPVWAARVGAGMVVAGVLAGTALLGRWRYGHLGWAPAAYCGGLAAMLLAAAVIILARQASVVARGVGDTLLLTGCLPAAVGAAGAVPGPVGAPHAALGLATVLFAAVLVVRFTGRHIALGTAVIVTAAAGVVVGVVRMVLVTSAPILLTVLLLVALIGMHVSPTMARWAAGIRLPVFPSASGRWVFEARPDLPADHAVASGQVATFAGPESVREVTVATHRAHSYLTGLLVATTSLAVVCSVGLCDPHAPRRWLPLVLAGLVAVAVLLRGRSFTDRWQATILALAAVMLVIGVAGRYVLGLWTMPALLVGASVMIVVPVAGLVAAVVVPNRFYTPTFRKVVEWVEYVCLTGIFPLSFWLMGVLAAIRYR, via the coding sequence GTGACTATCGAACGGTCGACAACAACCAACCCCGTGACCGCCTCGGCCGGACCGGCCCTGCCCGACCGGGTCTTGGTCGCGGTCATCGCCGGGGTCACCAAGATCGGGGTGGTGCTCGACGCCGCCGCCCCGGTGTCGGTGCAGTTGGCGGCGTTGGTGGACTTAGTCAATACCCGCCTTGGTGAGCTGGGGCAGCCGGCGCTGATGGCCGGCCCGCGAGGCCGCTGGACGCTGTGCTGGGTGGATGGCAGCCCGCTGAAACCGGGGCTATCCTTGGCCGCCCAGAAGGTCAGCGACGGCACCCGGCTGTGGCTGCGGTTCGCCGCCGACACCGAGGCCCGTATCAACGTCGTCGAGCATGTCACCTCGGCGGTGGCCGCCGAGCTCACTAAGCGGTGGCCCGCTGTCAGCCCGGTGTGGGCGGCCCGCGTCGGCGCGGGCATGGTGGTGGCCGGGGTGCTGGCCGGCACGGCGCTGTTGGGGCGGTGGCGTTATGGGCACCTGGGCTGGGCGCCGGCCGCCTACTGCGGTGGGCTGGCAGCGATGCTGCTGGCGGCGGCGGTGATCATCTTGGCGCGCCAAGCCAGCGTGGTGGCGCGCGGCGTCGGTGACACGCTGCTGTTGACCGGATGCCTACCGGCGGCGGTGGGTGCTGCGGGTGCGGTGCCCGGGCCGGTGGGCGCCCCGCACGCCGCGCTGGGATTGGCGACGGTGCTGTTCGCCGCGGTGCTGGTGGTGCGGTTCACTGGCCGCCATATTGCGTTGGGCACGGCGGTGATTGTCACCGCGGCCGCCGGTGTGGTGGTGGGTGTGGTGCGCATGGTGCTGGTGACCTCGGCGCCGATCCTGTTGACGGTGCTGCTGCTGGTGGCGCTGATAGGGATGCATGTGTCGCCCACCATGGCGCGCTGGGCGGCCGGGATTCGCCTGCCGGTGTTCCCCTCGGCGTCGGGGCGCTGGGTCTTTGAGGCACGCCCGGATTTGCCGGCTGATCATGCGGTGGCCAGCGGCCAGGTCGCCACGTTCGCCGGGCCTGAGTCGGTGCGCGAGGTGACGGTGGCCACCCACCGGGCGCACTCCTACCTGACTGGGTTGTTGGTCGCGACAACATCTTTGGCGGTGGTGTGCAGTGTGGGGTTGTGCGACCCGCACGCTCCGCGGCGCTGGCTGCCGCTGGTACTGGCGGGCCTGGTGGCGGTCGCGGTGTTGCTGCGGGGCCGCTCGTTCACTGATCGCTGGCAGGCGACGATTCTCGCGTTGGCCGCCGTGATGCTGGTGATCGGGGTGGCCGGGCGTTACGTGCTGGGGCTGTGGACGATGCCCGCACTGCTGGTGGGGGCATCGGTGATGATCGTGGTGCCGGTGGCCGGGCTGGTGGCCGCCGTGGTGGTGCCCAACCGCTTCTACACACCGACGTTCCGCAAAGTGGTGGAGTGGGTCGAATATGTGTGCTTGACCGGCATTTTCCCGTTGTCGTTTTGGCTGATGGGTGTGTTGGCCGCGATCCGGTACCGGTAG
- the mycP gene encoding type VII secretion-associated serine protease mycosin, with amino-acid sequence MSRAKLCAAVSTVVVVGFTGLWGAPPVGAVEPPQIDVGATPPDGPPGPDQPMRQGAFCTKVGTLPGTDYRVQPHYLDMLDLAEAWRFGRGAGQRVAVIDTGVSPHPRLPDLIGGGDYVVAGGDGLADCDAHGTIVASLIAAQPADGKTPLPPPRQGRHPDTVPTTEAPPPPPPPQTVTVQVPPPPPPPPPPDGASWQPRPHQKVLVPAGQAKPAPQGPAPGPDDPVPPGPTEPPTPPPPGGPPPPPPPAAAPAADGFSGVAPDVQVIAIRQSSKAFSPKDAFAGNQDPATRRKAGDIRTMARAIVHAANMGATVINISEVSCMTATDMIDQRDLGAAIHYAAVDRNVVIVAAAGNAGNEGGNDCKQNPIYNPLTPNDPRDWAGVTTVATPAWFSDYVLTVGAVDSTGAPLDSSMAGPWVSIAAPGTDVESLSPRDDGLMNAVEGTKNTLVAPAGTSFSAAIVSGVAALVRAKYPQLTAHQVINRLLATARAPARGVDNQVGHGIADPVAALTYDLPPGEPVGPQRLAAPLVLARPKVGRDMTPVWVAGAGVGGLALLGSVVLGSAALMRRRGARS; translated from the coding sequence GTGAGTCGTGCAAAGCTGTGTGCGGCGGTATCGACTGTCGTGGTAGTCGGGTTCACAGGGTTGTGGGGCGCCCCCCCAGTCGGGGCGGTGGAGCCCCCGCAGATTGATGTGGGCGCCACCCCGCCCGATGGGCCGCCGGGCCCGGATCAGCCGATGCGCCAGGGCGCTTTTTGCACCAAGGTGGGTACCTTGCCGGGCACGGACTACCGGGTGCAGCCGCACTACTTGGACATGCTGGATTTGGCTGAGGCGTGGCGTTTTGGCCGCGGCGCCGGGCAGCGGGTGGCCGTGATCGACACCGGGGTCAGCCCGCATCCGCGGCTGCCCGATCTCATCGGCGGCGGTGACTATGTCGTGGCCGGTGGGGATGGCCTGGCCGACTGTGACGCGCACGGCACGATCGTGGCCTCCCTGATCGCCGCCCAGCCAGCCGACGGCAAGACGCCGCTGCCTCCGCCGCGCCAGGGCCGCCATCCTGACACGGTGCCGACCACTGAGGCCCCACCTCCGCCGCCGCCACCACAAACGGTGACCGTGCAGGTGCCGCCTCCACCACCGCCTCCGCCGCCGCCGGACGGCGCGAGCTGGCAGCCCCGCCCACACCAAAAGGTCCTGGTGCCCGCCGGGCAGGCCAAGCCGGCCCCCCAGGGCCCGGCGCCCGGTCCTGATGATCCGGTGCCGCCGGGCCCGACTGAGCCGCCAACACCGCCGCCACCAGGAGGCCCACCGCCCCCACCGCCGCCGGCGGCCGCGCCGGCCGCGGACGGGTTTTCCGGTGTGGCCCCCGATGTGCAGGTCATCGCGATCCGGCAAAGCTCCAAAGCGTTTAGCCCCAAGGACGCCTTCGCCGGTAACCAGGACCCGGCCACGCGGCGCAAAGCCGGCGATATCCGCACGATGGCACGCGCGATCGTGCACGCGGCCAACATGGGCGCCACGGTCATCAACATTTCGGAGGTGTCGTGTATGACCGCGACCGACATGATTGATCAGCGCGATTTGGGGGCCGCGATTCACTACGCGGCCGTAGACCGCAACGTGGTGATCGTGGCGGCGGCCGGCAACGCCGGCAACGAGGGCGGCAACGACTGCAAGCAGAACCCGATCTATAACCCGTTGACCCCCAACGATCCTCGCGATTGGGCCGGGGTGACCACGGTGGCCACGCCGGCGTGGTTTTCTGATTACGTGCTCACGGTTGGCGCGGTGGATTCCACCGGTGCTCCGCTGGATAGCAGCATGGCCGGACCCTGGGTGTCGATCGCGGCACCGGGCACCGACGTCGAAAGCCTCTCGCCGCGCGACGACGGGCTGATGAACGCCGTCGAGGGGACCAAGAACACGTTGGTGGCCCCCGCGGGCACCTCCTTTTCGGCCGCGATCGTCTCGGGTGTGGCCGCGCTGGTGCGCGCGAAGTACCCGCAGTTAACGGCCCATCAGGTGATCAACCGGCTGCTGGCCACCGCACGCGCGCCGGCCCGCGGGGTGGATAACCAGGTCGGGCACGGCATCGCCGACCCGGTGGCCGCCCTGACCTATGACCTGCCGCCGGGGGAACCTGTTGGGCCGCAACGCTTAGCGGCCCCGCTGGTACTGGCACGGCCGAAGGTGGGCCGCGACATGACCCCGGTGTGGGTGGCCGGCGCCGGTGTGGGCGGGCTGGCGCTGCTGGGTTCGGTGGTACTGGGCTCGGCAGCATTGATGCGCCGGCGGGGGGCCCGCTCATGA
- the eccE gene encoding type VII secretion protein EccE has translation MKSTFPLSVAAGWARLVALFVVDVAVVAAGAAVAGRPGWWAGAGVGVAVALLAVLRWRGAPLLTLAWRALGARRSGLGEPGGELADYERNFGSGPVGIRAVGPHLVAVVAVDGPPHSPSVLDYPRVESLAKLPLEAVAAGLSQFDVSLQGIDIVSVGARRAPKTHHPYAPVYSAEVGDHPAVGQRRTWLVVRLDALASARAIVWRESVAATMSAAAEWLAAELTSLRIPARVLTAAQIRAADEAVLAGIDPKGLRPGWGRLRHAGGYVQTYWMSPGDISSTALDRLWAPDTHATVVSVQLRRSDTGAITAGVMVRYHTGGPLAEPPLTGLNPFAGRHDAALRAGLLSASRGLAVPAREVTAAEKVAVPIGATGIIVGTTASGHPLLVDLRDPTELATVTICGEFALLVQVALRAAATGYQVLVCTNRPQRWQPVTGAGLQVVGAAGLAEQLPASLYPYVIVYDGVGGQAPAGAAVTVRTVRRRSASGADIHIEQESAGAAVIRTWAFQYRLRINLDYERRLTDAGPRRAA, from the coding sequence ATGAAGTCGACCTTCCCGTTGAGCGTGGCGGCCGGCTGGGCACGGCTGGTGGCGTTGTTCGTCGTCGACGTCGCGGTGGTGGCGGCCGGCGCGGCTGTCGCGGGCCGGCCGGGCTGGTGGGCCGGTGCCGGGGTGGGGGTGGCGGTGGCGTTGCTGGCGGTGTTGCGTTGGCGCGGTGCGCCGCTGTTGACGCTGGCGTGGCGAGCACTGGGCGCTCGACGGTCAGGGCTGGGGGAGCCGGGCGGCGAGCTGGCCGATTACGAGCGCAACTTCGGGTCTGGCCCGGTCGGAATCCGCGCTGTGGGCCCGCATTTGGTGGCGGTGGTCGCTGTCGACGGGCCGCCGCATAGCCCCTCGGTGTTGGATTACCCGCGGGTGGAATCCTTGGCGAAGCTGCCCCTAGAGGCGGTGGCCGCCGGGCTGAGCCAGTTCGATGTGAGCCTGCAGGGCATCGACATCGTCTCGGTGGGCGCGCGGCGGGCCCCCAAAACACATCACCCGTATGCGCCGGTGTATTCGGCCGAGGTGGGTGATCATCCCGCGGTCGGGCAGCGCCGCACCTGGCTCGTGGTGCGGCTGGACGCGCTGGCCAGTGCCCGCGCGATTGTGTGGCGCGAGTCGGTGGCGGCCACGATGAGCGCGGCGGCCGAATGGCTGGCCGCGGAGCTGACCAGTTTGCGTATCCCGGCGCGGGTGTTGACCGCGGCCCAGATCCGCGCCGCCGATGAGGCGGTGCTGGCCGGTATCGACCCGAAGGGCTTGAGGCCAGGGTGGGGCCGGTTGCGCCACGCGGGCGGTTATGTGCAGACCTATTGGATGTCGCCGGGCGACATTTCCAGCACCGCGCTTGACCGGCTGTGGGCGCCGGACACCCATGCCACCGTGGTGTCGGTGCAGCTGCGCCGCAGCGACACCGGGGCCATCACAGCGGGGGTGATGGTGCGCTATCACACCGGCGGGCCGCTGGCCGAGCCGCCGCTGACCGGGCTGAACCCCTTTGCGGGTCGTCACGACGCCGCGCTGCGCGCCGGGCTGTTGAGCGCAAGCCGCGGGCTGGCGGTACCGGCGCGCGAGGTGACGGCCGCCGAAAAGGTGGCGGTGCCGATCGGGGCGACGGGCATCATCGTCGGCACCACTGCCAGCGGCCACCCGCTGCTGGTTGATCTGCGTGACCCGACCGAGCTGGCCACGGTGACGATCTGCGGGGAGTTCGCACTGCTGGTGCAGGTGGCGTTGCGCGCGGCCGCAACCGGCTACCAGGTCCTGGTGTGCACCAATCGCCCCCAACGCTGGCAGCCGGTCACCGGGGCCGGGCTACAGGTGGTCGGCGCGGCAGGGCTGGCCGAGCAGTTACCGGCCTCGCTGTACCCGTATGTGATCGTCTACGACGGGGTGGGCGGGCAGGCGCCGGCGGGGGCGGCAGTCACGGTGCGCACGGTCCGCAGACGCTCGGCCAGCGGCGCCGATATTCATATCGAGCAGGAGAGCGCCGGAGCGGCGGTGATCCGCACATGGGCGTTTCAATATCGGCTACGCATCAACCTCGATTATGAGCGCCGCCTGACCGACGCGGGCCCACGCCGGGCAGCCTAA
- the eccA gene encoding type VII secretion AAA-ATPase EccA encodes MTGIDAESPARSAFRRGLLASGIGVGGLVPSHNRQVAAEMFRTVTRAEPSVCDGWMGRVLAGEDTVEVLAGAWAAAETFGWEIRRLQVLGADFRPLVFDGLFLQLPISSVDALRCAYATVLIREANYSQADELLSSAGTPSDPFDADMACYVSGLLHFRTQRWTDVLRLFPVDKRWYRAEYECAATAMATTALASLGVFEDAFRRGDKAAGDDRVPQAATVILYTQAMCLRHLGREDEAAQLLRRVYSRDPKFTPAREAMDDATRRLVLTDPETIEARTDPWDPASAPSRLETETARDAEKASEYLAEGQAELDAMLGMQTAKREIKRIRSTTKVNLARTKVGLRVPVTSRHTLLLGPPGTGKTSVARAFTKQLCGLKVLRKPLVVETSRAKLLGRYMADAEKNTEEMLEGALGGAVFFDEMHTLHERGYSTGDPYGNAIINTLLLYMENHRDELVVFGAGYAKATARMLEVNQGLRRRFSTVIEFHSYTPPELIELTKLMVGEDEDVTTDEAVEVLRPDFERFYADESITAEGDLIRGIDVLGNAGFVRNVVEKARDHRNDRLDTTELDDLLASDDVEVTAEQLQRLRELTREDLAEGLRAAVSEKRSE; translated from the coding sequence ATGACAGGCATTGACGCAGAAAGCCCGGCCCGCAGCGCTTTTCGCCGCGGGCTGCTGGCATCCGGCATCGGTGTGGGCGGCTTGGTGCCCAGCCATAACCGGCAGGTGGCCGCCGAGATGTTTCGCACGGTCACCCGCGCCGAACCGAGCGTGTGTGACGGCTGGATGGGCCGGGTGCTGGCCGGTGAGGACACGGTGGAGGTCCTGGCCGGGGCCTGGGCTGCCGCAGAAACCTTCGGATGGGAGATCCGCCGACTGCAGGTGCTGGGCGCCGACTTTCGCCCCTTGGTGTTCGACGGACTGTTTTTGCAGCTGCCGATCAGCTCGGTGGATGCGCTGCGCTGCGCGTACGCGACAGTGTTGATCCGCGAAGCCAACTACAGCCAAGCTGATGAGCTGCTCAGCTCGGCGGGCACGCCCTCTGATCCCTTTGACGCCGACATGGCCTGCTACGTGTCCGGGCTGCTGCATTTCCGCACCCAACGCTGGACCGATGTGCTGCGCCTGTTCCCGGTCGACAAGCGTTGGTATCGGGCCGAATACGAGTGCGCGGCCACCGCGATGGCCACCACAGCACTGGCGTCGCTGGGGGTGTTCGAGGATGCGTTTCGCCGCGGGGACAAAGCCGCCGGCGATGACCGCGTACCCCAAGCCGCCACCGTGATCCTCTACACCCAGGCGATGTGTCTTCGCCACCTGGGCCGCGAAGATGAGGCCGCCCAGCTGCTGCGCCGGGTGTATTCGCGCGACCCGAAATTCACCCCGGCCCGCGAGGCGATGGACGACGCGACCCGGCGGCTGGTGCTGACCGACCCAGAAACCATCGAGGCGCGCACCGACCCGTGGGACCCGGCAAGCGCCCCGAGCCGACTAGAGACCGAGACGGCCCGCGACGCAGAGAAGGCCTCGGAGTATTTGGCCGAGGGGCAAGCCGAGCTGGACGCCATGCTGGGCATGCAGACAGCCAAGCGGGAAATCAAACGCATCCGCTCCACCACGAAGGTCAATCTGGCGCGCACCAAGGTGGGACTGCGGGTGCCGGTGACCTCTCGGCACACGTTGTTGCTCGGGCCGCCCGGGACCGGGAAGACGTCGGTGGCAAGGGCTTTCACCAAGCAGCTGTGCGGGCTTAAGGTGCTGCGCAAACCGCTGGTGGTGGAGACCAGCCGCGCCAAGCTGTTGGGCCGCTACATGGCTGATGCGGAGAAAAACACCGAAGAGATGCTCGAAGGGGCTCTGGGTGGGGCGGTGTTTTTCGACGAGATGCACACGCTGCACGAGCGCGGCTATTCCACCGGCGACCCCTACGGCAACGCGATCATCAACACGCTGCTGCTGTATATGGAGAATCACCGCGACGAGCTGGTGGTGTTCGGTGCCGGCTACGCCAAAGCCACCGCGCGGATGCTGGAAGTGAATCAGGGTCTGCGGCGGCGGTTTTCGACCGTGATCGAGTTCCACAGCTACACCCCGCCCGAGCTGATCGAGCTGACCAAGCTGATGGTGGGCGAAGATGAAGATGTCACCACCGATGAGGCCGTTGAGGTGCTGCGCCCGGATTTCGAGAGGTTCTATGCCGACGAAAGCATCACCGCCGAAGGCGATTTGATCCGCGGCATAGACGTGTTGGGCAACGCCGGGTTTGTGCGCAACGTGGTCGAAAAGGCCCGCGATCACCGCAATGACCGCCTGGACACCACCGAGCTCGATGACCTGCTGGCCAGCGACGACGTCGAGGTCACCGCCGAGCAGCTGCAACGGCTGCGCGAGCTCACCCGCGAGGACCTGGCCGAGGGTTTGCGCGCCGCGGTGTCGGAAAAGCGTTCCGAATAG